A region of Culicoides brevitarsis isolate CSIRO-B50_1 chromosome 1, AGI_CSIRO_Cbre_v1, whole genome shotgun sequence DNA encodes the following proteins:
- the LOC134835024 gene encoding LOW QUALITY PROTEIN: protein ELYS homolog (The sequence of the model RefSeq protein was modified relative to this genomic sequence to represent the inferred CDS: deleted 1 base in 1 codon; substituted 1 base at 1 genomic stop codon), protein MWPDEAQLVLRKSTTFQTIHSPNAKNQHEDDNSDTDTLGGIIFEGKLGWVANGAYLEVITIDSGNKLAVFDFDRILSTNDSYISCISEIHIAGVKSCCLAVGLQLAANGGKICIVSIQGSCVLGMIDFFDKVTTCHYVPKRQSDHSLRSLLRCFDGCLAVGTDQGKVILLDMCFKRCKYVIDELMSSEDNLETQQCHIIFANADPEEIMEHHEQSKQDDIYFGIQLEVLENARNVQSIVVIPYSMTLVVGLDDGRMVLYDLENLQAFHLAYPPEKAAPLLFLSYLEPADDPRACIYVWALHASKNGGIGVMHSIMFQHKYTDRTETVYRNFLSCSPRLTMPMYEKSSCPIACHSITKLIDEEEEQQVTLCAISWITKQGGMLMVFDLNQWYKEQMPEIGDWRRFPSYTATFPMGELCPLDLCLDPDMICQFNSIQRPEEHFYPNSLGFDVSILTKKEIMLVSWPGLQKLVLDNLVKAASKAILEPSKYVKEMINAALIPQYQDFNINLPMGIDLKREYLLTIALEYNCVTFLKKVAMAIADGSHIGNVPTEALGLSTITDWIWNRARSLKDTSNNFSIPLFDYSGRTIDCGMQKSLTLCTRQLRVVANLMELICTECQQFIPEHVHKILLEQLQSIQLASDYQEAIQWLLNVGLLPEGVWRSDSHVSSQPDEPIFVPYPFHLINSYYSTQRMKLSLDQNYSNGPSPFVYIDTFIEYCCDMQAIRDLWKEQGGSGLYPPGSLQNMLRVLLIPDIPIEAKQILFVYLFMDINHVLSDGRYAPVVQNLIKFPAVFKMDPATIKVTQSFWFLDHGDLDTAVEELISPLSQSHNLKQWQRDFLITTLLKQDSPHLALRILKAPGVPVKPSLELKTLLANDLVSEAFKFQRAKGDKNLLMQFFEGTMQIQKRDLLLDLSLNEEESKVLVEFLNDAKISLTENLHFVYLLQRSDFVDAVSLVDKLMKTPQRDRSYDLNVPREILTIYHTTLEPTSKQLTFLAYSNPEKFQLKKFKEMPNPLSSSLIRQKLDPSAGIYQRSILSVKEAGNREMFEDDIKHERSLPFLRRSGLGTFSFVQKTQSNNVVYPEIVDRKQKAKRQLDDKEKYDIDFTEYEGPRKRRRLDESEVPRKSLKDYDVSVLERFNPKTKPKFNFTEGNSINFGADNERTPEKIHSTKSISPSTLLRTPIVEKAHIEGSPERHRFTPQSILKSASHASLPRSTTPLSYVSRKSFDSEDPKSIRFAIPGNSSVDTSFNSSVLQMSNQTLETTQNKTIDDSIVSKDEFYSPDVSVQAQDQTMKEPVNEISQELDDTEEKDETIDAKIDVSEGHEDFSFLADAPHPRPPIRSSSRNSQGSASPRNSRSNSRSVSPSFNKTRSKSREIEEKQPESPENAGPSIPPFDNASTPIASLTQKRSQKSLGRAVLEKNLKQSLMTDIFGEYSKNASQTEETETNISQISETDNSDINFLSYEQSGILTGDTLVDQQILKKMMGDETVASLGEPTMGDSTLRLLNASSTILSDSSNYEDSRDDFSASEIKEISVAKPQEETKEQVEVQEIVPQDEPEPMETEVTEELQEKTENLPSETQEIQQKPSEAISIGDSDESFDEDETEHGSDETESEDKFANKSESEQEEEPANELEDTEEYFEEEQSILSHDTSYGESSTASEPSTPGKIPPRNDSEVISIGSTSDEDVEEDETQASVPEIPPMNLQMSLQPAENELSSYYHEQSTAMNQGLIMSHMETTHDIPESYTASQSLLYLDVDRSEFQPQAQMNEAQMSQLLYGEVETDNDSMNLAIVEDESRSRDVQTEVQATEENQEVPVVESQVPEEVVTEDVQPKKVKSKVIEVKKSEVANARVDIIKEIDETVAQEVPAMIEEEEENPTEVVVEEPEVQQEAENLSMENVEEEIVVDEVMEGQEIQAEEEVHEIHEDVQPEIDEPLQVDDESNDAPMIVHVEETEPEQKTTPEEEEETKPQERLKFTNXEAEIAEWLKTDDVVQQEEVVQSEEIAENDEAMDLSNKSEEKEQKVESSEHQMEIIEEHVVQEGIKIVEEKPQEIEKPSKSEETIEEKPQEATKSEETIEAQVDSTEKVEEKPEPEPSTSSEKKIDNRKSLYPQDPLDTSSIIPQPDDGVEIDVLNKSNLYENLEEKPKKSSEKIEEPETLPRKLRSRAASFDQKPSALDSPVIKRNLRATSVPKSNETPETRLTPRKSRRISVDTQLEQIQEGTPLEVPSTPKRRSVVAVASANSGTPSMLTRSASRRLSTEAMQEPTTPSRNTRGASKERSRIATRRITDNTEETATEDEAPVSRRTRATSVTTDDNDDNRSEISVKSTRSTSIRRAASEKGKTRARKASVSSSTDTSPVFEDENYSQSRRLTRRQQAMMEKLSQASTSSVGAKTDEEVSDTESIAESVKSTASNVSKRSTASKRSTTKVAKVTKSKSAPAKRSTRSNSKPEQETEEVGTRKRKATKPLHLETIPEDDKPSNKSTSSEEPEVHEEPEIPVKRTRKATKK, encoded by the exons ATGTGGCCTGATGAAGCGCAACTAGTTTTAAGGAAATCAACGACTTTCCAGACGATTCACTCGCCAAATGCTAAGAATCAACATGAGGATGACAATTCAG ACACTGACACACTCGGAGGCATCATTTTTGAGGGTAAACTCGGTTGGGTAGCTAATGGCGCTTATTTGGAGGTTATTACGATTGACTCCGGGAATAAATTGGCTGTGTTTGATTTTGATCGGATCTTGag caCAAACGACTCTTACATCTCCTGCATCTCCGAAATCCACATTGCGGGCGTCAAATCCTGTTGTTTGGCTGTCGGATTACAACTTGCAGCAAATGGAGGCAAAATTTGCATCGTTTCCATACAAGGCTCATGCGTTCTCGGCATGATCGACTTCTTTGACAAAGTCACAACGTGTCATTATGTCCCGAAACGACAATCAGACCATTCCTTACGCAGTTTATTGCGATGTTTCGACGGATGTTTGGCTGTCGGAACGGATCAGGGAAAAGTTATTCTCCTCGATATGTGTTTCAAACGCTGCAAATATGTCATTGACGAGCTAATGTCATCCGAGGACAATCTCGAAACGCAACAATGTCACATAATTTTCGCGAATGCCGACCCCGAAGAGATTATGGAGCATCACGAGCAGAGTAAACAAGATGATATTTATTTCGGGATTCAATTAGAAGTGTTGGAAAATGCACGAAATGTTCAATCTATCGTCGTAATTCCCTATTCGATGACTTTGGTTGTCGGTTTGGATGACGGGCGAATGGTTTTGTACGATTTGGAGAATTTACAGGCGTTTCATTTGGCATATCCGCCGGAAAAGGCAGCTCCGTTgctttttttgagttatttagAGCCCGCAGACGATCCGAGAGCTTGTATTTATGTATGGGCTTTACATGCATCCAAAAATGGGGGAATTGGCGTCATGCATTCGATCATGTTTCAGCATAAATATACCGACAGAACGGAAACTGTCTATCGA aatttcctGTCCTGTTCGCCACGTTTAACGATGCCAATGTACGAGAAAAGCAGTTGTCCGATCGCTTGTCATTCAATTACGAAGTTAATTGACGAGGAAGAGGAGCAACAAGTGACGTTATGTGCAATTTCGTGGATTACAAAGCAAGGCGGGATGTTGATGGTGTTCGATTTGAATCAATGGTACAAGGAACAAATGCCCGAAATTGGAGATTGGCGTCGTTTTCCAAGTTATACAGCTACATTTCCCATGGGAGAGCTTTGTCCGTTGGATTTGTGCTTAGATCCGGATATGATTTGTCAATTTAATTCCATTCAACGACCTGAAGAGCATTTTTATCCGAATTCTCTCGGGTTTGACGTCTCAATATTAACGAAAAAGGAAATAATGCTCGTTAGTTGGCCCGGATTACAAAAGTTAGTGCTCGATAATTTAGTGAAAGCAGCTTCAAAAGCCATTTTGGAGCCCAGCAAATACGTGAAAGAGATGATAAATGCAGCTCTCATCCCGCAATATCAAGATTTTAATATCAACTTACCGATGGGGATTGATTTAAAACGTGAATATCTTCTCACAATCGCCTTGGAATACAATTGTGtgacatttttgaagaaagtaGCGATGGCAATTGCCGACGGAAGTCACATTGGAAATGTTCCAACGGAAGCTCTTGGATTATCTACCATCACGGATTGGATTTGGAATCGTGCAAGATCCCTCAAAGACACgagcaataatttttccatcccCTTATTTGACTATTCAGGCCGTACTATCGACTGTGGCATGCAAAAAAGTCTCACGCTTTGCACGAGACAACTTCGAGTCGTTGCAAATTTAATGGAGCTGATTTGTACAGAGTGTCAACAATTCATCCCGGAACACGtgcataaaattttgcttgagCAATTGCAATCTATTCAACTCGCAAGTGACTATCAGGAAGCAATTCAATGGCTTTTGAACGTCGGATTGCTGCCTGAAGGTGTTTGGCGATCAGATTCGCATGTTTCGTCACAACCTGATGAACCGATTTTTGTTCCGTATCCTTTTCATTTGATAAATTCGTATTATTCGACGCAGAGAATGAAGCTGAGTTTGGATCAAAATTACTCAAATGGACCGTCGCCGTTTGTTTATATCGACACGTTCATTGAATATTGCTGTGATATGCAGGCAATTCGAGATTTGTGGAAGGAACAAGGCGGAAGTGGTCTTTATCCGCCTGGATCGTTGCAAAATATGTTACGAGTGTTGCTGATTCCTGATATTCCGATTGAAGCGAAGcagattttgtttgtttatttgttcatGGATATCAATCATGTTTTGAGTGATGGGAG atacGCTCCTGTCGTTCaaaatctgataaaatttCCTGCAGTGTTCAAAATGGATCCCGCTACAATCAAAGTCACACAAAGTTTTTGGTTTTTGGATCATGGTGACTtggat aCTGCTGTCGAAGAACTCATCTCCCCATTATCACAAAGTCACAACCTCAAACAATGGCAACGTGATTTCCTCATAACCACACTTTTGAAGCAAGATTCTCCCCATCTTGCCTTGCGAATTTTAAAAGCACCCGGAGTTCCCGTAAAACCATCTCTCGAATTAAAAACACTTCTCGCTAACGATTTGGTGTCTGAAGCATTCAAATTTCAACGTGCCAAGGGCGACAAAAACCTGTTGATGCAATTTTTCGAGGGAACCATGCAAATCCAGAAACGCGATTTACTTCTCGATTTATCGTTGAACGAAGAAGAATCGAAAGTTTTGGTTGAATTCTTGAACGATGCCAAAATTTCACTCACGGAAAATCTCCATTTTGTCTATTTACTCCAAAGATCGGATTTTGTGGATGCCGTTTCCTTAGTTGACAAGTTAATGAAGACTCCGCAGCGCGATCGAAGCTACGATTTAAACGTTCCTCgagaaattttgacaatttatcaCACAACGCTCGAACCAACATCAAAACAATTGACATTTTTGGCATACTCGAATCCGGAAAAGTttcaattgaagaaatttaaagagaTGCCAAACCCCTTGAGCAGTTCTTTGATTCGACAAAAGTTGGATCCGTCAGCTGGGATTTATCAAAGATCAATTTTGAGCGTAAAAGAGGCGGGAAATCGTGAAATGTTCGAAGATGACATCAAACACGAACGAAGTTTGCCATTTTTGAGACGTTCGGGACTTGGAACGTTTAGTTTCGTGCAAAAAACGCAATCCAACAACGTTGTTTACCCCGAAATTGTCGATCGCAAGCAAAAAGCGAAACGACAACTTGACGACAAGGAAAAGTACGACATTGATTTCACGGAATATGAGGGTCCGAGGAAAAGGCGACGCTTGGATGAAAGTGAAGTACCGCGAAAATCGTTGAAAGACTATGATGTATCCGTGCTGGAACGTTTTAATCCAAAGACAAAACCAAAATTCAACTTTACTGAAGGAAATTCCATCAATTTTGGCGCTGATAATGAACGAACTcccgaaaaaattcattcaacgaAGTCAATTTCGCCTTCAACTTTGCTGAGAACGCCAATTGTCGAAAAAGCTCACATCGAAGGATCACCCGAACGACATCGCTTTACGCCACAGAGCATTTTAAAGTCAGCATCTCATGCTAGTTTGCCTCGCAGCACAACTCCCTTATCGTATGTCAGTCGAAAATCCTTTGATTCAGAAGATCCCAAGAGCATCCGATTCGCCATTCCCGGAAATAGCAGCGTTGACACTTCATTTAACTCAAGTGTGCTTCAAATGAGCAATCAAACGCTCGAAACGACACAAAATAAGACAATTGATGACTCAATTGTGTCGAAAGATGAATTTTACTCGCCCGACGTCAGTGTTCAAGCACAAGATCAAACAATGAAGGAGCCCGTTAACGAAATTTCGCAAGAATTGGACGACACAGAGGAGAAAGACGAAACAATTGACGCTAAAATTGACGTTTCCGAAGGTCATGAAGATTTTTCTTTCCTCGCAGATGCTCCCCATCCTCGTCCCCCGATCAGAAGTTCATCGCGCAACAGTCAAGGATCCGCATCTCCGCGAAATTCGAGATCAAATTCGCGTTCTGTGAGCCCTTCATTCAACAAAACGCGCTCCAAATCACGcgaaattgaggaaaaacaACCAGAATCGCCCGAAAATGCAGGACCTTCAATACCCCCATTCGATAATGCATCCACTCCCATCGCTTCGTTGACTCAAAAACGTTCACAAAAATCTTTGGGACGCGCTGTTTTAGAGAAAAACCTAAAACAATCCCTTATGACGGATATTTTCGGGGAATATAGCAAAAACGCAAGTCAAACAGAAGAAACGGAGACAAATATTTCGCAAATTTCTGAAACAGACAACTCCGACATCAACTTTTTATCATACGAGCAATCCGGGATATTGACAGGAGACACTCTCGTTGATCAGCAAATCCTGAAAAAGATGATGGGAGATGAAACTGTTGCTTCGTTAGGGGAACCAACGATGGGAGATAGCACTTTGCGCTTGTTAAATGCGAGTTCGACGATTTTATCTGACTCGAGCAACTATGAAGACTCGAGAGATGACTTCAGTGCGTCGGAAATTAAGGAAATTAGCGTCGCCAAGCCTCAAGAAGAGACAAAGGAACAAGTTGAAGTTCAAGAAATCGTTCCTCAAGACGAACCTGAGCCCATGGAAACAGAAGTTACGGaagaattacaagaaaaaacggaaaatctcCCTTCTGAAACTCaagaaattcaacaaaaaccaTCAGAAGCCATTTCAATTGGTGACAGCGACGAAAGTTTCGACGAAGATGAGACCGAACATGGTAGCGATGAGACAGAAAGTGAAGATAAGTTCGCTAACAAGTCTGAAAGTGAGCAAGAAGAAGAGCCCGCGAACGAATTAGAAGACACTGAAGAGTATTTCGAAGAAGAACAAAGTATTTTATCGCATGATACGTCATACGGAGAGTCTTCAACTGCTTCCGAACCATCCACGCCGGGTAAAATTCCCCCGAGAAATGATTCTGAAGTCATTTCCATTGGAAGTACCTCCGACGAAGACGTTGAAGAAGACGAAACGCAAGCTTCTGTGCCTGAAATCCCCCCAATGAACCTCCAAATGTCACTTCAACCAGCAGAAAATGAGCTTTCGTCGTATTATCACGAACAATCAACCGCAATGAATCAAGGTCTCATCATGTCACACATGGAAACAACGCACGATATTCCCGAATCGTACACCGCAAGTCAATCGCTGTTGTATTTAGATGTCGATCGGAGTGAATTCCAACCGCAAGCACAAATGAACGAAGCGCAAATGTCCCAATTGTTGTATGGCGAAGTCGAAACCGATAACGACAGCATGAATTTGGCAATTGTTGAAGACGAATCGAGATCCAGAGATGTTCAAACGGAAGTTCAAGCCACGGAAGAGAATCAAGAAGTGCCTGTTGTTGAATCTCAGGTCCCGGAAGAAGTTGTTACCGAAGATGTTCAaccgaaaaaagtcaaatccAAAGTTATTGAAGTGAAAAAATCAGAAGTTGCGAATGCTCGTGTTGATATTATTAAGGAAATTGATGAAACAGTTGCTCAAGAAGTTCCTGCGATGATCGAGGAGGAAGAAGAAAACCCAACTGAAGTTGTTGTTGAAGAGCCTGAAGTGCAGCAAGAAGCGGAAAATCTATCAATGGAAAATGTTGAAGAGGAAATTGTTGTCGATGAAGTCATGGAAGGGCAGGAAATTCAAGCTGAAGAGGAAGTTCATGAAATTCATGAAGATGTTCAACCGGAAATTGATGAACCGCTTCAAGTTg ATGACGAATCGAATGACGCTCCAATGATAGTTCATGTTGAAGAAACAGAGCCTGAACAGAAAACGACacctgaagaagaagaagaaacaaaacCTCAAGAACGACTCAAATTCACAAACTGA GAAGCAGAAATTGCAGAATGGTTGAAAACTGACGACGTTGTTCAACAAGAAGAAGTTGTCCAAAGTGAAGAAATTGCTGAAAACGACGAAGCTATGGACTTATCTAACAAATCTGaagaaaaagagcaaaaagttGAGTCTTCTGAGCATCAAATGGAAATTATTGAAGAGCATGTTGTTCAAGAaggaattaaaattgttgaagaaaagcctcaagaaattgaaaaaccatcaaaatctGAAGAAACAATCGAAGAAAAGCCTCAAGAAGCGACAAAATCTGAAGAAACAATCGAAGCTCAAGTTGATTCCACAGAAAAAGTCGAAGAAAAGCCTGAACCTGAGCCATCAACATCTTCagagaagaaaattgacaATCGTAAGTCACTTTATCCGCAAGATCCGCTCGATACATCTTCAATTATCCCTCAACCGGATGACGGAGTTGAAATTGATGTCCTTAACAAATCCAATCTTTACgaaaatttggaagaaaaacccaaaaaatcttctgaaaaaatcgaagaaccTGAAACGCTTCCCCGTAAATTACGTTCTCGCGCTGCTTCCTTCGACCAAAAACCATCCGCACTCGATTCGCCCGTCATCAAACGCAATCTTCGAGCAACTTCTGTCCCGAAATCCAACGAAACGCCTGAAACGCGTCTCACTCCGCGCAAATCTCGTCGCATTTCTGTCGATACTCAATTGGAGCAAATTCAGGAAGGAACTCCTTTAGAAGTTCCCTCAACTCCCAAACGTCGTTCAGTTGTTGCTGTTGCCTCTGCGAATAGCGGAACGCCAAGTATGTTAACTCGAAGCGCATCTCGTCGCCTGTCAACTGAAGCGATGCAAGAACCAACAACTCCAAGTCGAAATACGCGCGGCGCTTCAAAGGAACGATCTCGAATTGCCACGCGACGCATCACAGACAACACGGAAGAAACAGCGACGGAAGACGAAGCTCCCGTTTCACGTCGAACGCGAGCAACTTCCGTCACGacagacgacaacgacgataaTCGCTCGGAAATTTCGGTCAAAAGCACGAGAAGTACTTCGATTCGTCGTGCAGCGAGTGAAAAAGGCAAAACTCGTGCCCGAAAAGCCTCAGTTTCGTCATCGACAGACACGTCGCCCGTGTTTGAGGATGAAAATTATTCGCAAAGTCGTCGATTGACACGCCGCCAACAAGCAATGATGGAAAAACTCTCACAAGCAAGCACTTCGAGTGTTGGCGCGAAGACAGATGAGGAAGTTAGTGACACAGAATCCATCGCGGAGTCAGTTAAAAGTACAGCTTCGAACGTGAGCAAGCGAAGTACGGCATCAAAACGCTCAACAACGAAGGTAGCAAAGGTAACCAAATCAAAATCAGCTCCTGCGAAGAGATCCACGCGATCCAACAGCAAACCTGAACAAGAAACTGAGGAAGTTGGCACCCGAAAACGGAAAGCTACGAAGCCTTTGCATTTGGAAACGATTCCAGAAGATGATAAAC cTTCCAACAAATCAACATCATCCGAGGAGCCTGAAGTTCATGAAGAACCTGAAATCCCCGTGAAAAGGACTCGTAAagcaactaaaaaataa
- the LOC134838310 gene encoding zinc finger protein 501-like — MNVNFAIESTTKGTCTACLKGIEKSCDETGIWAKIYRDLLTTEVNRLPIDVEYHFCDVCQQELQKIDDFRKTCMTSITFLENLDFSLPDIDFSAFNEAKLVDEILEEKILIEDGLLEEVIFEPNLDFLPEERKRSPDNRTFCSICLINVPKITKHAVKVHSVLNEDNNLECTACSKMFACREKFVEHFGNFHREWSEPKACHICGSLFTKKPDYDRHLALHNKSKRQENRYKCTECDKFFSNTTLVKYHKIKDHEGGIQCRYCPIAFRQEDFDKYTEHLRKEEDRKHTRPSKQKHVCAFCGDEKSDSSSLYEHIRRYHNDDTFTCDICSKSFRSKFAFKHHYEAVHGERRHECSECGRRFKLKSGLKSHLLSHAPSEECKICQKKLSPRYMSHHLKLHSEKQSVFAVTCATKWNGNSV; from the exons ATGAACGTGAATTTTGCGATAGAAAGCACGACAAAAGGCACGTGCACCGCTTGCCTCAAAGGAATCGAAAAATCATGCGATGAAACAGGaatttgggcaaaaatttacCGAGACCTACTTACAACAGAG GTGAATCGCCTGCCGATCGATGTCGAGTACCATTTTTGCGACGTTTGCCAACAAGAgctgcaaaaaattgatgattttaggAAAACGTGCATGACCTCGATcacttttttggaaaatttggacTTTTCGTTGCCCGATATCGATTTCAGTGCCTTCAACGAAGCCAAATTAGTGGATGAGATACTTGAGGAAAAGATTTTGATCGAAGATGGGTTACTTGAAGAAGTCATTTTTGAGCCGAATCTTGACTTTTTGCCTGAAGAAAGGAAACGTTCGCCTGATAATAGGACCTTTTGCAGCATTTGCTTGATAAATGTGCCCAAAATTACGAAACATGCGGTGAAAGTTCACTCCGTACTGAACGAAGATAATAATTTGGAATGTACAGCTTGTTCGAAAATGTTCGCTTGTCGCGAAAAATTCGTCGAACACTTTGGAAATTTTCATCGGGAATGGTCTGAACCGAAAGCTTGTCACATTTGCGGGAgtcttttcacgaaaaaaccCGATTACGATCGTCATCTTGCCTTGCACAATAAATCCAAGCGTCAGGAAAATCGTTACAAATGCACGGAATGCGATAAATTCTTCTCCAATACGACTCTCGTGAAGTATCACAAGATCAAGGATCACGAAGGAGGCATCCAGTGTCGTTATTGCCCCATTGCCTTTCGTCAAGAAGACTTTGACAAGTACACAGAGCATCTCAGGAAGGAAGAAGATCGCAAACACACACGACCCTCGAAGCAAAAACACGTTTGCGCCTTTTGTGGCGACGAAAAAAGTGACAGTAGCTCCTTGTACGAACACATTCGAAGGTATCACAATGACGATACCTTCACGTGTGACATTTGCAGCAAGTCCTTTCGCAGTAAATTCGCGTTTAAGCATCATTATGAGGCAGTTCATGGCGAACGGAGACACGAATGTAGCGAATGCGGAAGGAGATTTAAGCTCAAAAGTGgtttaaaaagtcatttattgTCGCATGCGCCCTCGGAGGAATGTAAAATTTGCCAAAAGAAACTCTCGCCGCGTTACATGTCGCATCACTTGAAGTTACATTCCGAGAAACAATCTGTCTTCGCAGTCACTTGTGCAACCAAATGGAACGGAAATTCTGTATAG
- the LOC134827077 gene encoding zinc finger protein 665-like, translating to MMNFPEEIAVCRTCLGRERRERMKELQETVSFINYGTIVTLEDVLYEITGMLTNKSERITQLICSSCVGKLRAAYRFKLIAARSYETLSQVPSEDFLPHKACTKRKPDVVRRAKSASNYYQCDLCSASYPRLFYMRTHMKRFHISATPFRCWKPGCDRLFATKQLQTLHREQFHDNLKSKICDFCGKQFKSNSELATHRRHHTGEKPFKCNFPGCTMEFRQQYDLTKHNSSIHSARRAFACDRCGKMFKLKGNLNNHVKLVHTKEGLNTCFNCGKRFLTYSKLKDHIEARHLGLKKFSCNVCHRAYGLRKHMLVHVRNSHLKEYQKMVETGEIRIRPKEQLTPVFDESTLVLLKGS from the exons atgatgaattttcccGAAGAAATTGCCGTTTGTCGAACGTGTTTGGGTCGCGAAAGGCGCGAACGGATGAAAGAGCTGCAAGAAACCGTTTCGTTCATCAATTACGGCACAATTGTCACTCTCGAGGATGTCTTGTACGAGATCACGGGCATGTTGACGAACAAAAGCGAACGAATTACGCAACTAATTTGCTCCAGTTGTGTGGGAAAACTCCGTGCGGCATATCGCTTCAAGCTAATTGCTGCACGTTCCTATGAAACTTTATCGCAAGTGCCTTCGGAAGACTTTTTGCCGCACAAAGCATGTACGAAACGCAAACCAGATGTTGTACGACGTGCCAAATCCGCATCAAATTACTACCAATGTGACCTTTGTTCAGCATCCTATCCACGATTGTTCTACATGCGAACACACATGAAGCGCTTCCACATTT ctgctACTCCTTTTCGTTGTTGGAAACCGGGCTGCGATCGACTTTTTGCGACGAAACAACTTCAAACCTTGCATCGGGAACAATTTCATGACAACctgaagtcaaaaatttgtgatttttgtggCAAACAGTTCAAAAGTAACTCGGAACTCGCAACGCATCGACGTCATCACACCGGAGAGAAACCATTTAAG TGTAATTTTCCGGGATGTACGATGGAATTTCGGCAGCAATATGATCTCACGAAGCACAATAGCAGCATTCACTCGGCGCGGCGTGCCTTTGCGTGCGATCGTTGCGGTAAAATGTTCAAACTCAAGGGGAATCTGAATAATCATGTCAAACTTGTTCACACGAAGGAAGGTTTGAACACTTGTTTTAATTGCGGCAAGCGGTTTTTAACGTATTCCAAGTTGAAAGATCATATCGAGGCACGGCATTTGGGATTGAAGAAGTTTTCGTGTAATGTGTGTCATCGGGCGTATGGGTTGAGGAAACATATGCTTGTGCATGTGAGAAATTCGCATTTGAAGgaatatcaaaaaatggtTGAAACTGGCGAGATTAGGATACGTCCGAAAGAGCAACTTACTCCCGTGTTTGATGAATCTACGTTAGTTTTGTTGAAAggaagttga
- the LOC134837859 gene encoding zinc finger protein 569-like — protein MSLPLADLRKHDQQLTVKDKYDIRVVAHDESDSSLSSDYSTSSSSSDEDFDEKTRKKMNFQYKKTRKRPLYLNNEGGEKTLYCYYCKEYFNRTPDHPKNFVNHIKLIHAINNPDGTFTCRHCGHETPDKKVMRRHFNVHRIFDEPIVCQNCGETFYNYRAWRSHSKKHQKKRKSFGCYLCGNVYTSKPSLISHLMSVHEQLGRKCKYCHKCILFEAWDEHEKMELELRKEPFEEICEYCAQTFTSKESAANHRRNFHLNKPTVTCSECGKTFRTTTNLAQHRTNKHAEKRFECRECGYRSSYKYLVHIHIKKMHPSTILHGMPDNAVIEHAPGTAGRQDNRRKRSHQLKIGDD, from the exons ATGAGTCTCCCGCTCGCTGATTTACGAAAGCATGACCAACAATTAACGGTAAAAGACAAATATGACATCCGCGTGGTTGCGCACGACGAGAGCGATTCGTCACTTTCATCGGATTATAGCACCTCGAGCAGCAGTAGCGACGAAGATTTCGACGAGAAAACCCgcaaaaagatgaattttcagtacaaaaaGACTCGAAAAAGGCCGCTTTACTTGAACAACGAAGGCGGCGAGAAAACACTGTACTGCTATTATTGCAAGGAATATTTCAATCGAACGCCAGATCATccgaaaaatttcgtaaatcaCATCAAACTCATCCATGCCATCAATAATCCCGATGGGACCTTCACGTGTCGTCATTGTGGGCACGAAACTCCCGACAAAAAAGTCATGCGACGTCATTTCAACGTGCATCGGATCTTTGATGAGCCAATAGTTTGTCAAAATTGCGGcgaaactttttataattatcgCGCATGGAGATCTCACAGCAAGAAACAtcagaaaaagaggaaaagttTCGGTTGTTATTTGTGTGGAAATGTTTATACGAGTAAGCCGAGTCTTATTTCGCATCTGATGAGTGTTCACGAGCAACTGGGAcgaaaatgcaaatattgtcACAAGTGTATTCTGTTTGAGGCGTGGgatgaacatgaaaaaatggaaTTGGAGTTGCGGAAAGAACcgtttgaagaaatttgtgaATATTGTGCGCAAACTTTTACTTCGAAGGAGTCTGCGGCGAATCATCGACGGAATTttca CTTGAACAAACCTACCGTAACGTGCTCCGAATGCGGCAAAACTTTCCGTACAACGACAAATTTAGCGCAACATCGAACCAACAAACATGCCGAAAAGCGCTTCGAGTGTCGTGAATGCGGTTATCGCAGTTCCTACAAATACCTCGTTCACattcacatcaaaaaaatgcatCCTTCGACGATCCTCCATGGAATGCCCGACAACGCCGTGATCGAACACGCACCCGGCACCGCAGGTCGACAAGACAATCGCCGAAAACGTTctcatcaattaaaaatcggCGATGATTAA